The following proteins come from a genomic window of Salvia hispanica cultivar TCC Black 2014 chromosome 4, UniMelb_Shisp_WGS_1.0, whole genome shotgun sequence:
- the LOC125217750 gene encoding nuclear transcription factor Y subunit B-3-like — MESGGGFNSQHVASRSEDGASAAAGGGGGGERIEEVAPLQQVPMRRSEQFVPSANVKRIMRRALPLHAKISDDAKDMVQECVTEFIAYVTTEANAKCRGESRITITPEDVVGAMDALGFYNYSDTLALYLAHHRAQDPNRRPVPLPRGRGRGSGSGGGGGGGGEGSSSGAEFGNYNIFQ; from the exons ATGGAAAGTGGAGGAGGATTTAACTCTCAGCATGTAGCATCCAGATCTG AGGATGGTGCAAGTGCAGCAgccggtggcggtggcggtggcgaGAGGATAGAGGAGGTGGCGCCGTTGCAACAAGTTCCGATGAGGAGGTCGGAGCAGTTCGTGCCGTCGGCGAACGTGAAGAGGATAATGCGGCGGGCTCTGCCGCTGCACGCGAAGATTTCCGACGACGCGAAGGACATGGTGCAGGAGTGCGTGACGGAGTTCATCGCCTACGTGACAACGGAGGCGAACGCTAAGTGCCGCGGGGAGAGCCGGATTACGATCACGCCGGAGGACGTGGTGGGCGCCATGGATGCCTTGGGCTTCTACAACTACTCCGACACGCTCGCTCTCTACTTGGCACACCATCGCGCCCAAGATCCCAACCGTCGCCCCGTGCCGCTCCCTCGTGGCCGTGGCCGTGGCAGTGGCAGTGGTGGAGGCGGTGGCGGAGGAGGTGAAGGCTCTTCCTCAGGGGCTGAGTTTGGGAACTACAACATCTTTCAGTAG